In Chryseobacterium turcicum, a single window of DNA contains:
- a CDS encoding Ig-like domain-containing protein produces the protein MKTMLLSIFCFAINFISAQTLTSITLIPNNVTLGAGSNLKLKAIGIYSDQSSQDISTSVTWSSSAPAFASVSNATGKTGFVTATSNGNVQISATLGAFTNSANLTVVSDEDNDGLVDASDNCQFLYNPSQNDTDTDGIGDDCDCNDNIPNPGDFFATSPSIYLIPNVQSGAPNFFYATVKGGNHPSDPNQITPNYQWYKNGSMVGINNDVYTDNTLNIGDSVYLKISSGTTCVAGNDTSNSILISTTLSTENNQLLKESIFPNPTKDKIYFKNISNIKKVNVFDMNARLIKTSKINDKALDISYLPKGNYWVEIMTSTKTFKIQIIKN, from the coding sequence ATGAAAACAATGCTACTCTCTATTTTTTGCTTTGCAATTAATTTTATCTCTGCGCAAACTTTAACGAGCATCACGCTTATTCCCAATAATGTCACACTCGGTGCAGGTTCTAATTTAAAATTAAAAGCAATCGGAATCTATTCTGACCAAAGCAGTCAGGATATCTCTACATCTGTAACATGGTCATCATCAGCACCTGCTTTTGCATCGGTAAGCAATGCCACCGGAAAAACGGGCTTTGTAACCGCAACTTCTAATGGCAATGTTCAGATTTCAGCAACGCTGGGTGCTTTTACCAATAGCGCAAACCTTACTGTGGTCTCCGACGAAGATAATGATGGCTTGGTAGACGCTTCAGATAACTGTCAGTTTTTATATAATCCTAGCCAAAATGATACGGATACTGATGGGATTGGAGATGACTGTGATTGTAATGATAACATTCCGAATCCCGGCGATTTTTTTGCGACTTCACCCAGTATTTATTTAATTCCAAATGTTCAATCGGGCGCACCTAATTTCTTTTATGCTACGGTAAAAGGAGGCAATCATCCCAGTGACCCTAACCAGATTACTCCGAATTATCAATGGTATAAAAACGGAAGTATGGTAGGCATCAATAATGATGTGTATACAGATAACACCCTCAATATTGGAGATTCTGTTTATTTAAAAATCTCTTCCGGAACAACTTGTGTTGCAGGAAATGACACCAGCAACAGTATTCTTATTTCGACCACACTTTCTACCGAAAATAATCAATTATTAAAAGAAAGCATTTTCCCAAATCCTACCAAAGATAAAATTTACTTCAAAAATATATCAAACATCAAAAAAGTAAATGTATTTGACATGAATGCCCGACTCATCAAAACATCTAAAATCAATGACAAGGCTCTCGACATCTCGTATTTACCAAAAGGAAATTATTGGGTTGAGATTATGACTTCTACAAAAACATTTAAAATACAAATCATTAAAAACTAA
- a CDS encoding response regulator, with translation MKIFAYDDSPERLHSLRILIELSDNMEYVGEALCCENAVEDMIKYQPDIVLMDINMPIVDGIEGLKIIKSKFPHINVLVQTAFDDSDKVFRSISGGASGYILKSDNPRRILQAIEEVHEGGASMNPAIAKKILEHFLPSQEGKILTLKENEVLKFLSEGLSYKMIADKLGVSYSTVNTHIKHIYNKLHISSLGEAVSWYFKNIKE, from the coding sequence ATGAAAATTTTCGCGTACGACGATAGCCCAGAACGCCTGCATAGCTTAAGGATTTTAATCGAGCTGTCTGATAACATGGAATATGTTGGCGAAGCACTATGCTGCGAAAACGCTGTAGAAGATATGATAAAATATCAGCCAGACATCGTATTGATGGACATTAATATGCCTATTGTAGATGGTATAGAAGGTTTAAAAATCATTAAATCAAAATTTCCTCACATCAATGTTTTGGTACAAACTGCTTTTGACGACAGTGACAAAGTATTCCGGTCTATTTCGGGTGGCGCAAGTGGATATATTCTGAAAAGCGACAACCCCAGAAGGATATTGCAGGCGATAGAAGAAGTACATGAAGGCGGTGCATCGATGAATCCTGCAATTGCTAAAAAAATATTAGAACACTTTTTGCCCTCTCAAGAAGGGAAAATTTTAACTCTAAAGGAGAATGAGGTTTTAAAATTCCTGTCGGAAGGTTTAAGCTATAAAATGATTGCCGACAAATTGGGTGTAAGCTATTCAACGGTCAATACACACATTAAACATATTTACAACAAACTGCATATTTCGTCTTTGGGAGAAGCAGTTTCCTGGTATTTTAAAAATATTAAAGAGTAA
- a CDS encoding sensor histidine kinase — MMKAFLVLSIFVALFYPKVMKGQGIGNYSVSKITQNQGLSQGSNYFWHEDDKGFVWLTGNDALNRYDGSSVKTYNLNYFFKNCPTLQQGYGFAEDEKHLYIGSTRGLYIYNYQLDEFTLIDIFKNKFKTKTAIPIGFAKGKIWIFNEDYQLASFDVTSKFVKMEAKIPLERIKSVHIYDSESNPFYFRLPFLDKNQNICFVGKKSLVIYHLDSGKIDFPLKKYWEDSDITFLSSTYDKQQDALYLGTLNDGLFVVNHHYKTIVNHLKTFQDISNIAVTRNWVVLHKRPYLKIFDKNLNLKKVLDKGYERAFGFNFDKIGRLWLCDDGQGQVILDFRGAMLKNNLDTEDSLLLSFKKFGVSSFNKLANQKILINSAVIFDPKTYTAKIFKPAQFGNEYVSRGSNYSYPYSNELWLVKENQGKAYGEVLLFDKNLNLKTKFSFDVAFGKYQSMAILPNSNPLFSFSNGLYFLDLNSKKFKKIDSLPDKNPFFINILSQNRVGISYLNQAMVLVKIESENKYKVIQKILPNVQGFYIQEDKKKQQYWVGTNQGIYLLNKNFKTLKIFDSNNGLAGTYIYGILLDDFGKLWCSHQRGLSSIDTQTHFISNFDKEDGIQHWDFNNRSFMKAEDGTLYFGGVNGFNYFKPPLKFNAFYQPEIYFDEISINNKRYIAPNGLQFLKQIELSHNENNIAIKVLIKDLENGSQRKLLYRIKNQDNTWRKLPKKTPLNLNSLAPGTYVIEFGIEDRFNGSISHQKELTIHIGKAFYQTFLFWAIIGGLIFGGLIFAFSRWKFIQQQNHFKEQLALEAQRNKITADLHDDIGSTLSSLQINSAVAGKMIEKDHIKEAQNVLKNIEHQSQKLSENMSDIVWSLKPNNDALMTLSTRIRNIVSDILGSSDIDYHIEIDEIVNTEITDFSIKKNLILIIKEALNNALKYSKANEITIQFKSIKNEYKLEIKDNGNGFTQENMIGNGIGNMKRRTQEMNGFFEIISENGTCIKISIPKIRD; from the coding sequence ATGATGAAAGCTTTTCTGGTTTTATCCATTTTCGTCGCATTATTTTATCCTAAAGTGATGAAAGGGCAAGGTATTGGGAATTATTCGGTAAGTAAAATCACGCAAAATCAAGGTCTTTCACAAGGTTCCAACTATTTTTGGCATGAAGATGATAAGGGTTTCGTTTGGCTGACGGGTAATGATGCGCTCAACCGATACGATGGCTCTTCTGTGAAAACATACAACCTTAATTATTTCTTTAAAAACTGCCCTACTTTGCAACAAGGCTATGGTTTTGCAGAAGATGAAAAGCATCTGTATATCGGCAGTACCAGGGGTTTGTATATTTATAACTACCAATTAGACGAGTTTACTTTAATAGATATTTTCAAAAATAAGTTCAAGACTAAAACAGCAATTCCGATTGGTTTTGCGAAAGGTAAAATCTGGATTTTTAATGAAGATTATCAACTGGCAAGTTTTGATGTGACTTCTAAGTTTGTAAAAATGGAAGCTAAAATTCCACTGGAGCGCATAAAATCGGTACACATTTATGATAGTGAAAGTAATCCTTTTTATTTCAGACTCCCATTTTTAGATAAGAATCAGAATATCTGTTTTGTAGGCAAAAAATCATTGGTCATTTATCATTTAGATTCCGGAAAAATAGATTTTCCACTAAAGAAATATTGGGAAGATTCTGATATTACTTTTTTATCATCAACTTACGATAAACAGCAGGATGCACTTTATCTTGGGACCCTTAACGATGGACTTTTTGTGGTGAATCATCATTACAAAACCATTGTTAATCATCTGAAAACATTTCAAGACATTTCAAACATTGCGGTGACTCGAAATTGGGTTGTTTTGCACAAGAGACCTTATCTGAAAATATTTGATAAGAACTTAAATTTAAAAAAAGTACTAGACAAAGGCTACGAAAGAGCTTTTGGATTTAATTTTGACAAAATAGGAAGACTCTGGCTTTGTGACGACGGGCAAGGACAGGTTATTTTAGATTTCCGAGGAGCGATGTTGAAAAACAATCTAGATACCGAAGATTCTTTATTATTGTCTTTTAAAAAGTTTGGTGTTTCTAGTTTTAATAAGCTTGCCAACCAGAAAATTTTAATCAACTCTGCAGTTATTTTTGACCCAAAAACCTATACCGCCAAAATCTTTAAACCAGCTCAGTTTGGCAATGAATATGTGTCGAGAGGTTCCAATTACAGCTATCCTTATTCTAACGAATTGTGGCTGGTAAAAGAAAATCAGGGCAAGGCTTACGGAGAGGTTTTACTTTTTGATAAAAATCTCAACTTAAAAACAAAATTTTCTTTTGATGTAGCTTTTGGAAAGTATCAAAGTATGGCAATTTTGCCTAACTCAAATCCTTTATTTTCATTTTCTAATGGTTTGTATTTCTTGGATTTGAATTCGAAAAAGTTTAAAAAAATTGATTCTCTGCCCGATAAAAACCCATTTTTCATTAATATTCTCAGTCAAAACAGAGTGGGTATTAGCTACCTGAATCAGGCAATGGTTTTGGTGAAAATAGAGTCTGAAAACAAGTACAAAGTGATACAGAAAATATTACCAAATGTACAGGGCTTTTATATTCAGGAAGACAAAAAAAAACAGCAATATTGGGTCGGAACCAACCAGGGAATTTATCTTTTGAACAAAAATTTTAAAACCCTCAAAATTTTCGACAGCAACAACGGCTTGGCAGGCACTTATATTTACGGAATCTTGTTAGACGATTTTGGAAAATTGTGGTGCAGCCATCAACGTGGTTTGTCGAGCATTGATACCCAAACGCATTTTATTTCCAATTTTGATAAAGAAGATGGCATTCAACATTGGGATTTCAATAACAGAAGCTTTATGAAAGCCGAAGATGGTACGTTGTATTTTGGGGGCGTTAATGGTTTTAATTACTTTAAACCCCCTTTAAAATTCAATGCTTTTTATCAACCTGAAATTTATTTCGATGAAATTTCAATTAATAATAAAAGATATATCGCGCCAAACGGCCTTCAATTTTTAAAACAAATAGAGCTCAGTCACAACGAAAATAATATTGCCATAAAAGTTCTTATCAAAGATTTAGAAAATGGCTCGCAAAGAAAATTACTGTACCGAATTAAAAACCAGGATAATACTTGGCGGAAACTCCCTAAAAAAACACCTCTCAACCTCAACAGTTTGGCACCCGGAACCTATGTTATTGAATTTGGAATAGAAGACCGATTCAATGGCAGTATTTCGCATCAGAAAGAATTGACGATACACATTGGAAAAGCTTTTTATCAGACCTTTTTATTTTGGGCAATTATCGGAGGTCTTATTTTTGGTGGATTAATTTTTGCGTTTAGCCGATGGAAATTTATTCAGCAACAAAATCATTTTAAAGAACAATTGGCGCTGGAAGCACAACGGAATAAGATTACTGCAGATCTGCACGATGACATTGGTTCTACACTCAGCAGCCTTCAAATCAACTCGGCGGTGGCAGGGAAAATGATTGAAAAAGACCACATCAAAGAAGCACAGAATGTTCTAAAAAATATCGAACACCAATCTCAAAAATTATCCGAAAACATGAGCGATATTGTCTGGAGTTTAAAGCCCAATAATGATGCGCTGATGACGCTGAGCACAAGAATAAGAAATATTGTAAGCGATATTTTGGGAAGCTCCGACATCGATTATCATATTGAAATAGATGAAATTGTAAATACCGAAATCACTGATTTCAGCATCAAAAAAAATCTGATTCTCATTATTAAAGAAGCGCTTAACAATGCGCTAAAATACAGTAAAGCAAACGAAATTACCATTCAATTTAAAAGTATAAAAAATGAATATAAACTCGAGATAAAAGATAACGGAAACGGTTTTACTCAAGAAAATATGATTGGAAACGGCATTGGAAATATGAAAAGAAGAACCCAAGAAATGAACGGTTTTTTTGAAATTATTTCTGAAAACGGAACGTGTATAAAAATTAGCATCCCTAAAATTAGGGATTGA
- a CDS encoding phage tail protein: MEGTIGEIRLFAANFAPQYWSYCNGALMAISSNTALFSILGTTYGGDGRVTFGLPNLAGRAAVGVGQGPGLSYYDLGEMTGVNSTTLAISNLPPHTHTAGGNIVIPAFSEEGNSGSPASNVLAANGAMYTSQPSDSSTKATPLNIQVGVAGGSNPVNITQPSIGMNYIICMYGVFPSRN; the protein is encoded by the coding sequence ATGGAAGGAACAATTGGAGAAATCCGCCTTTTTGCCGCAAACTTTGCGCCTCAATATTGGTCGTATTGTAATGGTGCTTTAATGGCTATTAGCTCAAACACAGCCTTATTTTCTATTTTAGGAACAACCTATGGCGGAGATGGAAGAGTCACTTTCGGTTTACCCAATCTTGCAGGAAGAGCTGCAGTAGGAGTAGGGCAGGGCCCAGGATTATCTTACTATGATTTAGGGGAAATGACGGGCGTAAATAGTACAACACTTGCTATATCAAATCTTCCACCGCATACTCATACTGCGGGAGGAAATATCGTTATTCCTGCATTTTCAGAAGAAGGAAATTCGGGAAGCCCTGCTAGTAATGTTTTGGCGGCAAATGGTGCAATGTACACCTCTCAGCCAAGTGATTCTAGTACAAAAGCAACTCCGCTGAATATTCAGGTGGGTGTTGCTGGTGGAAGTAATCCTGTAAATATTACTCAGCCTTCAATAGGGATGAATTATATTATTTGTATGTACGGAGTGTTTCCGTCAAGAAACTAA
- a CDS encoding phage tail protein, whose protein sequence is MEGYIGEIRLFAGNFAPRGWVLCDGTEYSISMYQTVFSILGTTYGGNGQTTFGAPDLRGRLAVGTGQGAGLSNIELGQVGGVESVAMTAAQMPAHTHTAMATIAFPAFSEAGDTGTPSGTILGGLQGAYSSQPADTNIAPATASGTLSTVGGGIPFEIIQPVLAANYIICFEGIYPSRS, encoded by the coding sequence ATGGAAGGTTATATAGGAGAAATTCGATTATTTGCTGGAAATTTTGCTCCCAGAGGCTGGGTGCTTTGTGATGGAACAGAATATAGCATCTCAATGTATCAAACGGTTTTCTCAATTTTAGGAACTACATATGGTGGAAATGGGCAGACTACTTTCGGTGCGCCAGATTTACGAGGTCGTCTTGCTGTAGGAACAGGGCAGGGAGCGGGCTTGTCTAATATTGAGCTTGGCCAAGTGGGTGGCGTAGAATCTGTAGCAATGACTGCTGCACAAATGCCGGCGCATACACATACTGCAATGGCAACGATTGCATTTCCTGCTTTTTCTGAAGCTGGAGATACCGGTACGCCTTCAGGAACTATTTTGGGAGGTTTGCAAGGAGCTTATTCTAGCCAACCAGCCGATACCAATATTGCTCCTGCTACAGCTTCAGGAACTTTATCAACTGTAGGTGGTGGTATTCCTTTTGAGATTATACAGCCTGTTTTGGCGGCTAATTATATCATTTGCTTTGAAGGAATTTACCCAAGCAGAAGCTAA
- a CDS encoding phage tail protein has product MDGTISEIRMFAGNFAPRNWAFCQGQTLAINTNQALFALLGTMYGGNGISTFMLPNFAGRTPMGTGSGVGTSNWILGQMSGTPTVTCTTNNMPMHNHASGTETVAIKTFSDGGDTGSPTNGTLASVAGLYSNQPADSTLRPITSAFSLSVAGGSQPINIQQPFLGMNYIVCLYGIFPSRS; this is encoded by the coding sequence ATGGATGGAACAATATCAGAAATAAGAATGTTTGCCGGGAATTTTGCTCCAAGAAATTGGGCCTTCTGCCAAGGGCAAACGTTAGCAATCAATACAAACCAGGCACTTTTTGCTCTTCTAGGAACAATGTACGGCGGAAATGGAATTTCAACATTTATGTTGCCCAACTTTGCAGGTAGAACTCCTATGGGAACAGGAAGTGGAGTAGGAACCTCTAATTGGATACTTGGACAAATGAGTGGTACACCAACAGTGACATGTACAACTAATAATATGCCGATGCATAATCATGCTTCCGGTACAGAAACAGTTGCTATTAAAACATTTTCAGACGGAGGAGATACGGGTTCTCCCACAAATGGGACGCTTGCATCAGTAGCAGGGCTGTATTCAAATCAACCTGCGGATTCAACATTAAGACCGATTACAAGTGCATTCAGTTTAAGTGTTGCGGGAGGAAGTCAGCCCATTAATATTCAGCAACCGTTTTTAGGAATGAATTACATTGTTTGTTTATACGGAATTTTCCCTTCAAGATCATAA
- a CDS encoding ABC transporter substrate-binding protein, whose protein sequence is MKIALLLPRSVIYPSISFDLMDGFKQALKNIGLEGHHEIVSAGVGVAAKHEEIYDRCEQFLLEGADIIIGYINPLSAEFVHPLFESSGKTLLVLDSGYHFPAFQGKLSNAYFISLQGGLCTRVIAHKAIEEGHKNFAFTCSFYDAGYRPSYIYPATVEEKGGTIGFNHITSLRREDFTLAPLTEYLEQQKETAVLTTFCGDMADDFFRAGNDLVNNHSVYGTGFTSDETWLSKMPYPGSDWSSSVAWSKTLKTPENETFVSVMNSLKDGKANLFSLLGWEAALFITLENENFDGVTINSPRGKVYMNPENRFTESQVYYATVSKDETTGNCLLKDVEVATVTESERESLKNNIKYIQSIEANSWLNAYACLES, encoded by the coding sequence ATGAAAATAGCTTTACTTTTACCACGATCGGTTATTTATCCTTCAATATCTTTTGATTTGATGGATGGCTTTAAGCAAGCGTTAAAAAATATCGGCTTGGAAGGTCATCATGAAATTGTATCTGCTGGAGTAGGGGTTGCAGCAAAACATGAAGAAATTTATGACCGTTGCGAGCAATTTCTATTAGAAGGCGCAGATATTATTATAGGATATATCAATCCTCTTTCTGCAGAATTTGTTCACCCTCTTTTCGAATCTTCGGGAAAAACGTTACTTGTTTTAGATAGCGGATATCACTTTCCTGCTTTTCAGGGAAAACTTTCTAATGCCTATTTTATATCTCTTCAGGGAGGTTTGTGTACAAGGGTTATTGCGCACAAAGCAATTGAAGAAGGGCATAAGAATTTTGCATTTACGTGTTCTTTTTATGATGCAGGCTATCGCCCTTCTTATATTTATCCAGCTACAGTTGAAGAGAAAGGAGGTACCATAGGTTTTAATCATATTACCTCTTTGCGTCGTGAAGATTTTACTCTGGCGCCACTTACAGAATACCTTGAGCAACAAAAAGAAACGGCTGTTCTTACAACATTTTGTGGGGATATGGCAGATGATTTTTTCAGAGCAGGTAATGATTTGGTAAATAATCATTCGGTGTATGGAACAGGTTTTACATCTGATGAAACCTGGCTTTCAAAAATGCCTTATCCGGGAAGTGACTGGAGTTCTTCTGTAGCTTGGTCTAAAACTTTAAAAACACCAGAAAATGAAACATTTGTAAGTGTAATGAATAGTCTTAAAGATGGTAAGGCTAATCTTTTCTCTTTATTGGGATGGGAAGCTGCTCTCTTTATTACATTGGAAAACGAAAATTTCGATGGCGTTACAATCAATTCGCCACGTGGAAAAGTGTATATGAATCCTGAAAACCGATTTACAGAATCTCAGGTTTATTATGCCACGGTTTCAAAAGATGAAACTACAGGAAACTGTCTTCTGAAAGATGTTGAGGTTGCTACAGTTACAGAATCAGAGCGTGAAAGTTTAAAAAATAATATTAAATACATTCAGAGTATTGAGGCAAATTCTTGGCTCAATGCTTATGCATGTTTAGAATCATAA
- a CDS encoding formyltransferase family protein, with protein sequence MFRIIMTTSRIAVLCNNRMAIPALQALSAQGRLCALGVPEGNTDVIDFCIMLSKQSSIPLFIIKKEILSAQLEELMVKTNAQFIFTMTFPWKIPGEFLNQNPGKFYNFHYGLLPEMRGADPVFESIRREAKETGITVHAIEDKIDKGAIILKKILPLSIKMTHGVLCTNLSWLGANLLSELLILLKNNSKGTQQDEGNAKYFTKPAAADVCISWQRYDAKTIEALSRACNPWNKGAYTQWNGWNIRVVEATVINEASNQSDVPGTILSLDEHNGLIVKCNNETQLRLDIIYTDEGFMSGHKLFAFGMKKGSRFVNL encoded by the coding sequence ATGTTTAGAATCATAATGACGACATCCAGAATAGCAGTTTTATGTAACAATCGCATGGCGATTCCGGCTTTGCAGGCTCTGTCTGCGCAAGGTCGACTTTGTGCTTTAGGAGTGCCAGAAGGAAATACAGATGTTATAGATTTCTGTATAATGCTTTCAAAACAGTCTAGCATACCATTATTTATCATTAAAAAAGAAATTCTCTCTGCTCAGTTAGAAGAATTAATGGTAAAAACTAATGCTCAGTTTATTTTTACCATGACGTTTCCTTGGAAGATACCCGGGGAATTTTTAAACCAAAATCCGGGTAAATTTTACAATTTTCATTATGGATTACTACCCGAAATGCGAGGTGCAGATCCTGTTTTTGAATCTATCAGAAGAGAAGCAAAGGAAACAGGAATTACTGTGCATGCTATTGAAGATAAAATTGATAAAGGGGCAATTATTTTGAAAAAGATTTTACCTCTTTCAATAAAAATGACCCATGGTGTACTTTGTACAAACTTATCATGGTTGGGAGCAAACTTGCTTAGTGAGCTTTTAATTTTATTAAAAAATAATTCTAAAGGCACACAGCAAGATGAGGGCAATGCTAAATATTTCACAAAACCTGCAGCCGCAGATGTTTGTATTTCTTGGCAAAGATACGATGCTAAAACCATCGAAGCTTTATCTAGAGCTTGCAACCCGTGGAATAAAGGAGCATACACACAATGGAATGGCTGGAATATAAGAGTGGTAGAAGCAACCGTAATTAATGAAGCTTCAAATCAATCTGATGTTCCTGGAACAATTCTGTCGTTGGACGAACACAATGGTCTTATTGTAAAATGTAATAATGAAACTCAACTTCGATTAGACATCATCTATACAGATGAAGGATTTATGAGTGGTCACAAACTGTTTGCTTTTGGTATGAAAAAAGGCAGTCGGTTTGTAAATCTTTAA